The proteins below are encoded in one region of Bifidobacterium catenulatum DSM 16992 = JCM 1194 = LMG 11043:
- a CDS encoding phosphoketolase: MTSPVIGTPWKKLNAPVSEEAIEGVDKYWRAANYLSIGQIYLRSNPLMKEPFTREDVKHRLVGHWGTTPGLNFLIGHINRLIADHQQNTVIIMGPGHGGPAGTAQSYLDGTYTETFPKITKDEAGLQKFFRQFSYPGGIPSHYAPETPGSIHEGGELGYALSHAYGAVMNNPSLFVPAIVGDGEAETGPLATGWQSNKLVNPRTDGIVLPILHLNGYKIANPTILSRISDEELHEFFHGMGYEPYEFVAGFDNEDHLSIHRRFAELFETVFDEICDIKAAAQTDDMTRPFYPMIIFRTPKGWTCPKFIDGKKTEGSWRSHQVPLASARDTEAHFEVLKNWLESYNPEELFDENGAVKPEVTAFMPTGELRIGANPNANGGVIREELNLPALEDYEVKEVAEYGHGWGQLEATRRLGVYTRDIIKNNPDSFRIFGPDETASNRLQAAYDVTNKQWDAGYLSSQVDEHMAVTGQVTEQLSEHQMEGFLEAYLLTGRHGIWSSYESFVHVIDSMLNQHAKWLEATVREIPWRKPISSMNLLVSSHVWRQDHNGFSHQDPGVTSVLLNKCFNNDHVIGIYFPVDSNMLLAVAEKCYKSTNMINAIIAGKQPAATWLTLDEARAELEKGAAEWEWASTAKSNDEAQIVLASAGDVPAQEIMAAADKLNELGIKFKVVNVVDLVKLQSTKENDQAISDADFAELFTEDKPVLFAYHSYARDVRGLIYDRPNHDNFNVHGYEEQGSTTTPYDMVRVNNIDRYELVAEALRMIDADKYAEKIDELEAFRQEAFQFAVDNGYDHPDYTDWVYSGVNTTKQGAVSATAATAGDNE; the protein is encoded by the coding sequence ATGACGAGTCCTGTTATTGGCACCCCTTGGAAGAAGCTGAACGCTCCGGTTTCCGAGGAAGCTATCGAAGGCGTGGATAAGTACTGGCGTGCAGCCAACTACCTCTCCATCGGCCAGATCTATCTGCGTAGCAACCCGCTGATGAAGGAGCCTTTCACCCGCGAAGACGTCAAGCACCGTCTGGTCGGCCACTGGGGCACCACCCCGGGCCTGAACTTCCTCATCGGCCACATCAACCGTCTCATCGCTGATCACCAGCAGAACACTGTGATCATCATGGGCCCGGGCCACGGCGGCCCGGCTGGTACCGCTCAGTCCTACCTGGACGGCACCTACACTGAGACCTTCCCGAAGATTACGAAGGACGAAGCTGGTCTGCAGAAGTTCTTCCGCCAGTTCTCCTACCCGGGCGGCATCCCGTCCCACTACGCTCCGGAGACTCCGGGCTCCATCCACGAAGGTGGCGAGCTGGGTTACGCCCTGTCTCATGCCTACGGCGCTGTGATGAACAACCCGAGCCTGTTCGTTCCGGCCATCGTCGGCGACGGCGAAGCTGAGACCGGCCCGCTGGCTACCGGCTGGCAGTCCAACAAGCTCGTCAACCCGCGCACCGACGGTATCGTGCTGCCGATCCTGCACCTCAACGGCTACAAGATCGCCAACCCGACCATCCTGTCCCGCATCTCCGACGAAGAGCTCCACGAGTTCTTCCACGGCATGGGCTATGAGCCGTACGAGTTCGTCGCTGGCTTCGACAACGAGGATCACCTGTCGATCCACCGTCGTTTCGCCGAGCTGTTCGAGACCGTCTTCGACGAGATCTGCGACATCAAGGCCGCAGCTCAGACCGACGACATGACTCGTCCGTTCTACCCGATGATCATCTTCCGCACCCCGAAGGGCTGGACCTGCCCGAAGTTCATCGACGGCAAGAAGACCGAAGGCTCCTGGCGTTCCCACCAGGTGCCGCTGGCTTCCGCCCGCGATACCGAGGCTCATTTCGAAGTCCTCAAGAACTGGCTCGAGTCCTACAATCCGGAAGAGCTGTTCGACGAGAACGGTGCTGTGAAGCCGGAAGTCACCGCCTTCATGCCGACTGGCGAACTGCGTATCGGTGCCAACCCGAACGCTAACGGTGGTGTGATCCGCGAAGAGCTGAACCTGCCGGCCCTCGAAGACTACGAGGTCAAGGAAGTCGCTGAGTACGGCCACGGCTGGGGCCAGCTCGAAGCAACCCGTCGTCTGGGCGTCTACACCCGCGACATCATCAAGAACAACCCGGACTCCTTCCGCATCTTCGGACCGGACGAGACCGCTTCCAACCGTCTGCAGGCCGCTTACGACGTCACCAACAAGCAGTGGGACGCCGGCTACCTGTCCTCCCAGGTTGACGAGCACATGGCTGTCACCGGCCAGGTCACCGAGCAGCTCTCCGAGCACCAGATGGAAGGCTTCCTCGAGGCCTACCTGCTCACCGGTCGTCACGGCATCTGGAGCTCCTACGAGTCCTTCGTGCACGTGATCGACTCCATGCTGAACCAGCACGCCAAGTGGCTCGAGGCTACCGTCCGCGAGATCCCGTGGCGCAAGCCGATCTCCTCCATGAACCTGCTCGTTTCCTCCCACGTGTGGCGTCAGGATCACAACGGCTTCTCTCACCAGGATCCGGGTGTCACCTCCGTCCTGCTGAACAAGTGCTTCAACAACGATCACGTGATCGGCATCTACTTCCCGGTGGATTCCAACATGCTGCTCGCTGTGGCTGAGAAGTGCTACAAGTCCACCAACATGATCAACGCAATCATCGCTGGTAAGCAGCCGGCCGCTACTTGGCTGACCCTGGACGAAGCTCGCGCTGAGCTCGAGAAGGGTGCTGCTGAGTGGGAGTGGGCTTCCACCGCCAAGTCCAACGACGAAGCCCAGATCGTTCTCGCCTCCGCTGGCGACGTTCCGGCTCAGGAGATCATGGCTGCTGCCGACAAGCTCAACGAGCTCGGCATCAAGTTCAAGGTCGTCAACGTTGTGGATCTGGTCAAGCTGCAGTCCACCAAGGAGAACGATCAGGCTATCTCCGACGCTGACTTCGCTGAGCTGTTCACCGAAGACAAGCCGGTCCTGTTCGCTTACCACTCCTACGCCCGCGACGTGCGTGGTCTGATCTACGATCGCCCGAACCACGACAACTTCAACGTCCACGGCTACGAGGAGCAGGGCTCCACCACCACCCCGTACGACATGGTTCGCGTGAACAACATCGACCGTTATGAGCTCGTTGCCGAAGCTCTGCGCATGATCGATGCTGACAAGTACGCCGAGAAGATCGACGAGCTCGAAGCCTTCCGTCAGGAAGCCTTCCAGTTCGCAGTCGACAATGGCTACGATCACCCGGATTACACCGACTGGGTCTACTCCGGTGTCAACACCACCAAGCAGGGTGCTGTCTCCGCTACCGCCGCAACCGCTGGCGATAACGAGTGA
- the pta gene encoding phosphate acetyltransferase codes for MSLTSVTIISPEAANGRNVVALGVTKAFAATKKTAVFRPAVCRKETFTDVLLEASNAGLSREQSIGVCPKRARTDKEGSRADIVAAYTEAVETAQPEAVVVVGTDKSAINDPSIFTFNADVAADLKSVTLLAVCTINRTPEQVLGTVEASKTIIENAGSKVAGVFITGCKDEQVEPLKEEFAAYEVPVWTLPAVDFNEEDAVAKATEAFEANVNAEKLISAVEVPFEAPTTPYAFQYSLLGKAKANKRTIVLPEGTEDRIIKAADYLLERDIVDLIIVGDKESILARGEELGLKSLEKAQFQAKDDEEVLVPMVAKLCELRAKKGMTEEQARKQLTDDSYFGTMLVVLGKADGLVSGSINSTANTVRPALQVIKTKPGSSLVSGAFLMCFKDHVAVFSDCAINLNPSAEQLAEIAIQSAETAKAFGLNPKVGMLSYSTLGSGKGPDVDLVEEATALVKEKASGLAVVGSIQFDAAWSPTVAATKAKGNDVAGHVNVFVFPDLCAGNIGYKAVQRSSGAVAVGPVLQGLNRPVNDLSRGATVQDIINTVALTAIEAQ; via the coding sequence GTGAGTCTAACCAGCGTCACCATCATCAGCCCTGAAGCAGCAAACGGTCGCAACGTTGTGGCCCTTGGCGTCACCAAGGCATTCGCGGCTACCAAGAAAACGGCCGTGTTCCGCCCGGCGGTTTGCCGCAAGGAAACCTTCACCGACGTTCTGCTTGAAGCAAGCAACGCGGGACTAAGTCGTGAACAATCCATAGGTGTTTGCCCGAAGCGTGCACGCACCGACAAGGAAGGTTCCCGGGCCGATATTGTGGCCGCCTACACGGAAGCCGTCGAAACCGCCCAGCCCGAAGCCGTGGTTGTTGTCGGAACGGATAAATCCGCCATCAACGACCCGTCCATCTTTACGTTCAATGCTGACGTAGCTGCTGATCTTAAGTCCGTCACACTTCTTGCCGTATGCACCATCAACCGCACTCCGGAACAGGTTCTGGGCACTGTCGAGGCATCGAAGACCATCATTGAAAATGCAGGAAGCAAGGTCGCCGGCGTGTTCATCACCGGGTGCAAAGATGAACAGGTGGAACCTCTCAAGGAGGAGTTCGCAGCTTACGAGGTGCCGGTGTGGACGTTACCCGCCGTTGATTTTAACGAGGAAGACGCTGTAGCCAAGGCTACGGAGGCATTCGAGGCGAATGTCAATGCCGAAAAGCTTATCTCCGCTGTTGAGGTTCCGTTCGAGGCGCCGACCACGCCATACGCATTCCAGTACAGTCTGCTGGGCAAGGCCAAGGCAAATAAGAGAACCATCGTGCTTCCGGAAGGAACCGAAGACCGCATCATCAAGGCGGCCGACTATCTGCTCGAGCGCGATATCGTCGATCTGATCATCGTCGGAGACAAGGAAAGCATTCTCGCCCGCGGCGAGGAGCTTGGACTCAAATCCCTTGAAAAGGCGCAGTTCCAGGCCAAGGATGACGAGGAAGTGCTCGTTCCGATGGTCGCCAAACTGTGTGAGCTGCGCGCAAAGAAGGGCATGACCGAGGAACAGGCTCGCAAGCAGCTCACCGACGACAGCTACTTCGGCACCATGCTCGTGGTGCTCGGCAAAGCTGACGGTCTGGTTTCCGGATCCATCAACTCCACGGCCAACACCGTACGTCCGGCCCTGCAGGTCATCAAGACCAAGCCGGGATCCTCCCTCGTGTCCGGTGCGTTCCTCATGTGCTTCAAGGATCATGTCGCCGTGTTCTCCGACTGCGCCATCAATCTGAACCCGTCCGCTGAGCAACTTGCGGAAATCGCCATCCAGTCCGCCGAAACGGCAAAGGCGTTCGGACTCAATCCGAAGGTCGGTATGCTGTCGTATTCCACGCTGGGATCCGGCAAGGGACCGGACGTCGACCTCGTGGAGGAAGCAACCGCACTCGTGAAGGAGAAGGCTTCAGGACTTGCGGTTGTCGGCTCCATCCAGTTCGACGCGGCTTGGTCGCCGACCGTTGCAGCCACCAAGGCCAAGGGCAACGATGTGGCAGGCCATGTCAATGTGTTCGTGTTCCCGGATCTGTGCGCGGGCAACATCGGGTACAAGGCCGTCCAGCGTTCCTCCGGCGCGGTGGCCGTCGGTCCGGTGCTGCAGGGCCTGAACCGACCGGTCAACGACCTGAGCCGAGGCGCAACCGTGCAGGACATCATCAACACGGTTGCCCTGACCGCCATCGAAGCCCAGTAA
- a CDS encoding acetate/propionate family kinase → MAKTVLVINSGSSSIKYQLVDLETGEGIASGLVEKIGEPVDGHYKHEFNGEKHELEEPIHDHEQGLKRVLGFFNEFGPKLDEAGIVAVGHRVVQGGSIFPNPALVTDKTINQVKDLAVLAPLHNGPEAKGAEVMRALLPDVPQIFVFDSSFFFQLPKAASTYALNKEIADQYHIRRYGAHGTSHEFISSVVPDVIGKPAEGLKQIVLHIGNGASASAEVSGKPVETSMGLTPLEGLMMGGRTGDIDPAVVFHLIRNAHMNVDELDALFNKRSGMMGMTGFGDLREVHRLVAEGNEDAKLALDVYVHRIVGYIGNYTAQMGGVDVITFTAGVGENDDVVRKMVCDKLAPFGVKLDEEKNATRSKEPRIISTPDSKITICVIPTNEELAIARKSAAIAEAGEDTYGNVFSK, encoded by the coding sequence ATGGCGAAAACCGTCCTTGTCATCAATTCCGGTTCCAGCTCTATCAAGTATCAGCTGGTTGATCTTGAAACCGGTGAAGGTATTGCTTCCGGCCTGGTCGAGAAGATCGGCGAGCCGGTTGACGGCCACTACAAGCACGAGTTCAACGGCGAGAAGCATGAGCTGGAAGAGCCAATCCACGACCACGAGCAGGGTCTGAAGCGCGTGCTCGGCTTCTTCAACGAGTTCGGCCCGAAGCTGGACGAGGCCGGTATCGTGGCGGTCGGCCACCGCGTGGTGCAGGGCGGTTCCATTTTCCCGAACCCGGCCTTGGTCACCGACAAGACCATCAACCAGGTTAAGGACCTCGCTGTGCTCGCACCGCTGCACAACGGTCCGGAAGCCAAGGGCGCTGAAGTCATGCGTGCGCTTCTGCCGGACGTTCCGCAGATCTTCGTGTTCGATTCCTCCTTCTTCTTCCAGCTGCCGAAGGCCGCAAGCACCTACGCGCTGAACAAGGAAATCGCCGACCAGTACCACATCCGCCGTTACGGCGCCCACGGCACCTCCCACGAGTTCATCTCCTCCGTGGTGCCGGACGTCATCGGCAAGCCGGCTGAAGGCCTCAAGCAGATCGTGCTGCATATCGGCAACGGCGCTTCCGCTTCCGCGGAGGTCTCCGGAAAGCCGGTCGAGACCTCCATGGGCTTGACCCCGCTCGAAGGCCTCATGATGGGTGGCCGTACCGGCGATATCGATCCAGCCGTCGTCTTCCACCTGATCCGCAACGCCCACATGAACGTGGATGAGCTCGACGCTCTGTTCAACAAGCGTTCCGGCATGATGGGCATGACCGGTTTCGGCGATCTCCGTGAGGTTCACCGTCTGGTTGCCGAAGGCAACGAGGACGCCAAGTTGGCTCTCGACGTCTACGTGCACCGCATCGTCGGCTACATCGGCAACTACACCGCTCAGATGGGCGGCGTAGACGTGATCACCTTCACCGCAGGCGTCGGCGAGAACGATGACGTGGTCCGCAAGATGGTGTGCGACAAGCTCGCCCCGTTCGGCGTCAAGCTGGACGAAGAGAAGAACGCCACCCGTTCCAAGGAACCGCGCATCATCTCCACCCCGGATTCCAAGATCACCATCTGCGTCATTCCGACCAACGAGGAGCTGGCAATCGCCCGCAAGTCCGCGGCCATCGCAGAAGCAGGCGAGGACACTTACGGCAACGTCTTCTCCAAGTGA
- a CDS encoding acyltransferase family protein, which yields MIVVVRRRFVGLNGLKGIALIAIVLYHCDQGTLRGGFFGVDIFFTISGFLIFSSLLNHIDSGKGIGFKEYYLKRLRRIYPALILMIPVTVSLAWFINQDMLVGIKNQMVTVMLGCYNWYAIGSGASYFSQMNPDMFRHLWFMSVLMQFYLLAPLLIYMLRKILVRWVPVAVLAGLAVCSALSMGLQYHPGTDPTRVYFGSDTHAMGLWLGAMLAWLLMIIRRGNGRPEETAIMEYARLVWSKIGPAVAFAALLILLWMMQHVEQGPAAFYGGFFAASLLSVVLVAGSIPFGSWMQDLLVFKPFDVVGRYSYGIYLWHWPLWLFTKAMFPQWGARHLGWMLLITFALTACCTAMSWKLVEQPVARGGFIAMIRPLPENGIWDAARCWITIVVVLSTCLMSGYVVDNAPKQTSVEHALEENARMLKEQQGMHFDFDRKHPPTPKKPVHTMPNGQQMVAFGDSVMLASSKGLQSVFPGITVDAETSRSMTKALGLIDKAKSQPEGLRQWVLVGLATNSAVTDGQLNDILNDIGPNHVLVLINAHAPVSWVPGTNDALSDFAATHSNNVVLVDWDATISAYPDELAGDGIHPGMSNTLYAQAVKDAITNWIKQGH from the coding sequence TTGATTGTTGTGGTAAGACGTCGTTTTGTCGGTCTAAATGGCCTCAAGGGCATCGCCTTGATCGCGATAGTGTTGTATCACTGCGACCAGGGCACTCTGCGGGGCGGATTCTTTGGTGTTGACATATTCTTCACCATTTCAGGTTTTCTGATTTTCTCGTCGTTGCTGAATCATATTGATTCCGGCAAGGGAATAGGTTTCAAGGAATACTACCTCAAGCGTCTGCGCAGAATATACCCGGCGTTGATTCTGATGATTCCCGTCACCGTATCGTTGGCATGGTTCATCAACCAAGACATGTTGGTGGGCATTAAAAACCAGATGGTGACGGTTATGTTGGGTTGCTACAACTGGTATGCCATCGGCAGTGGTGCCAGCTATTTCTCGCAGATGAATCCAGACATGTTCCGTCATCTGTGGTTCATGTCGGTGCTGATGCAGTTCTATTTGTTGGCTCCTTTGCTGATCTACATGCTTCGAAAAATTCTGGTACGTTGGGTGCCGGTGGCGGTACTTGCTGGACTTGCCGTGTGTAGTGCGCTTTCTATGGGATTGCAGTATCACCCGGGAACCGATCCAACCAGAGTGTATTTCGGTTCGGACACACATGCCATGGGACTTTGGCTAGGTGCCATGCTGGCATGGCTGCTGATGATCATACGGCGTGGCAACGGTCGTCCGGAAGAAACGGCGATTATGGAATACGCTCGTCTGGTCTGGAGCAAGATCGGCCCTGCGGTGGCTTTTGCGGCATTACTGATTCTGTTATGGATGATGCAGCACGTTGAGCAGGGTCCTGCTGCTTTCTATGGAGGGTTTTTCGCGGCTTCGCTACTTTCAGTGGTTCTGGTCGCCGGGTCCATTCCTTTCGGATCTTGGATGCAGGATCTGCTGGTGTTCAAACCATTTGATGTGGTCGGCCGATATTCATACGGCATTTACCTGTGGCATTGGCCTTTATGGTTGTTTACCAAGGCGATGTTCCCCCAGTGGGGTGCGCGTCATCTTGGATGGATGCTGCTAATTACATTCGCTCTTACCGCATGTTGTACCGCCATGTCGTGGAAGTTGGTGGAACAGCCTGTTGCCCGAGGCGGATTCATCGCCATGATTCGTCCTCTTCCGGAAAATGGCATATGGGATGCTGCCAGATGCTGGATAACGATCGTCGTGGTATTGAGTACATGCTTGATGTCCGGATACGTGGTGGACAACGCACCAAAGCAGACCAGTGTGGAACACGCGTTGGAAGAGAATGCGAGAATGCTGAAAGAGCAGCAGGGCATGCATTTCGACTTCGATAGGAAGCATCCGCCAACGCCTAAGAAGCCCGTACACACCATGCCTAACGGGCAGCAGATGGTCGCATTCGGTGACTCGGTAATGCTTGCCTCCAGTAAAGGTTTGCAATCCGTTTTCCCTGGAATCACTGTTGATGCGGAAACCTCACGCTCGATGACCAAGGCGTTGGGACTTATAGACAAAGCCAAAAGCCAGCCGGAAGGATTGCGCCAATGGGTGCTGGTCGGCTTGGCTACGAATTCAGCGGTGACCGATGGCCAACTCAATGACATACTGAATGACATTGGACCGAATCATGTGCTTGTGCTGATTAACGCGCATGCCCCCGTGTCTTGGGTTCCCGGAACGAACGACGCGTTGAGCGACTTCGCGGCCACCCATTCCAACAACGTTGTTCTCGTTGACTGGGATGCTACGATTTCGGCGTATCCTGATGAGCTTGCCGGAGATGGTATTCACCCCGGCATGTCCAATACGTTGTACGCCCAAGCCGTTAAGGATGCGATTACGAACTGGATTAAGCAAGGACACTGA
- a CDS encoding nucleobase:cation symporter-2 family protein, with product MNERGFVVSEEKKKDNTNEKKGVSFEALSSLDAPVSFWKGIPFGLQHVMAMFVANLAPIFLVASAANMSAEQSATIIQAGLLVAGLGTCLQLYGVWLIGSRLPMVTGISFTYVAAAMSIAQNQGYGAVAGAVVLGGLLEVVLGLTAKYWRRFVPPIVSAIVVTSIGFSLLSVGATSFGGGSGAKDFGSWQNLTLGLISLVACLAFQLLMKGTAKQLSVLFGLVVGYVAAIFMGKVDFSGFSNLQVVSVPHFMPFQLEFDPGAIISFALLYVVSSVEVLGDTAALTKVGLDRQPTDKETAGAIAGDGLISSVSGLFGCLPLTSFAQNIGLVAMTKVVNRKVILSGGLILVIASFVPAVAEVFNSLPQAVLGGCTIMMFGNIILSGFQMISEAGYTQRNITIAALSLTIGIGFTQVGDIFVNFPPLFQSIFASNCIAVAFVVAVLLNALLPSEEHFLSAPQHQED from the coding sequence ATGAATGAGAGAGGATTCGTTGTGAGCGAAGAGAAGAAGAAAGACAACACGAACGAAAAGAAGGGCGTTTCCTTTGAAGCACTAAGCAGCTTGGACGCACCTGTTTCGTTCTGGAAGGGCATCCCGTTCGGCCTGCAGCATGTCATGGCGATGTTCGTGGCCAATCTGGCTCCGATTTTCCTGGTGGCTTCCGCCGCCAACATGAGTGCCGAGCAGTCTGCCACGATCATTCAGGCCGGTCTGCTGGTGGCAGGTCTGGGCACTTGCCTGCAGCTGTACGGCGTGTGGCTGATCGGTTCCCGACTGCCAATGGTCACGGGCATTTCCTTCACATATGTGGCCGCCGCCATGTCGATCGCCCAGAATCAAGGCTATGGCGCGGTTGCCGGCGCAGTCGTGCTTGGCGGCCTGTTGGAGGTAGTGCTTGGTTTGACCGCCAAGTATTGGCGTCGCTTCGTACCGCCGATCGTATCCGCGATTGTGGTTACGTCGATTGGTTTTTCGCTGCTTTCCGTTGGTGCCACCAGTTTCGGCGGTGGTTCCGGCGCCAAGGATTTCGGAAGCTGGCAGAATCTTACGCTCGGTCTGATTTCGCTGGTCGCCTGCTTGGCTTTCCAGCTGCTGATGAAGGGTACCGCCAAGCAGCTTTCCGTGCTGTTCGGCTTGGTTGTCGGCTATGTTGCAGCGATTTTTATGGGCAAGGTCGATTTCTCCGGATTCTCGAATCTGCAGGTCGTATCCGTGCCGCATTTCATGCCTTTCCAGCTTGAATTCGATCCGGGTGCGATTATCTCCTTCGCCTTGCTGTACGTCGTGTCTTCCGTAGAGGTGCTCGGCGATACCGCAGCACTCACCAAGGTTGGTCTAGACCGTCAGCCTACCGATAAGGAGACTGCGGGCGCCATTGCAGGCGACGGTCTCATCTCCTCCGTCTCTGGCCTGTTCGGCTGCCTCCCGTTGACGTCGTTCGCACAGAATATCGGCTTGGTCGCCATGACCAAGGTCGTCAATCGTAAGGTGATTCTTTCCGGTGGTCTGATTCTGGTGATCGCAAGCTTCGTTCCTGCTGTGGCAGAAGTGTTCAATTCCCTGCCGCAGGCCGTGCTTGGCGGCTGCACCATCATGATGTTCGGTAACATCATCCTGTCTGGCTTCCAGATGATTTCCGAGGCCGGCTACACGCAGCGCAACATCACCATTGCAGCGTTGAGCCTCACCATCGGTATTGGTTTCACGCAGGTCGGTGACATTTTCGTCAACTTCCCGCCGCTGTTCCAGTCCATCTTCGCATCCAACTGCATCGCTGTGGCGTTCGTTGTGGCCGTGCTGTTGAATGCGCTGCTACCGAGTGAAGAGCATTTCCTGTCGGCTCCGCAGCATCAGGAAGACTGA
- a CDS encoding xanthine phosphoribosyltransferase — protein MKELEERIRLQGTVKPGNVLKVDAFLNHQCDVELFDRMGAAWAEHFADKTINKILTIEASGIGIACVAARHFDNAPVVFAKKAQSINLDGDQYTTTVYSFTKQKEFPVIVSKRYLNEGDHVLLLDDFLANGKALKGLINLCHDAGATVEGIGIAVEKGFQGGGDELRAAGYDVDSLAIVESMDPETGAIEFRS, from the coding sequence ATGAAGGAGCTCGAAGAGCGCATTCGCCTGCAGGGTACCGTCAAGCCGGGTAATGTGCTGAAAGTGGACGCTTTCCTCAACCACCAGTGCGATGTCGAATTGTTCGACCGCATGGGTGCCGCTTGGGCGGAGCACTTTGCCGATAAGACCATCAATAAGATCCTGACCATTGAAGCTTCCGGCATTGGTATCGCCTGTGTTGCCGCGCGTCATTTCGACAATGCACCTGTGGTGTTCGCCAAGAAGGCGCAGTCCATCAATCTCGATGGCGACCAGTACACCACCACCGTCTACTCCTTCACCAAGCAGAAGGAATTCCCCGTGATCGTGTCCAAGAGGTATCTCAACGAAGGCGACCATGTGCTGTTGCTTGATGACTTCCTGGCCAACGGCAAGGCGCTGAAGGGCCTGATTAATCTGTGCCATGATGCCGGAGCGACGGTCGAGGGCATCGGCATCGCGGTGGAGAAGGGTTTCCAAGGTGGCGGCGATGAATTGCGTGCAGCGGGATACGACGTTGATTCCCTGGCAATCGTGGAGTCGATGGATCCGGAAACCGGTGCCATCGAGTTCCGCTCCTGA